Genomic segment of Candidatus Neomarinimicrobiota bacterium:
GCAGGAGGTGAAGTCTTTACCGTAAATGTAAATACGCCAACCTTACCACTTGATGTTGATTTCCTGGCTTTTGATGATGGCTGGGGAGTGAGTTATGGTGCACCGTATGATACTTATGGAGTCCACCACGGTGCCGGTACTTGTACCATCACTGAAGAAGGATATGCCTTTACCACCATCAACCATTGGAATCTGAAAAACTCCGCTGGGACAGTGCTGTTGGAAGACATGACTGTGCTCGATGGGTTTGAGTCAGATTATATTAAAAATGGTGTTTACCATACTGGACTTGGGAATATCGGTGGAACGACCATTCCCATTGTTGATGGATTCCAGGTCAATGTTGTAGCAAACTACGCTGCTCCTCAGATGGAAAATTCCATCACACATGTTGGTGCTGGATCCTATGATTGGGATTCTTACCTCCATTATGGTTGGGCTGCCTCATCCAGAGCGATTGATGCTTATGGATTGGGTACTTCCAGTGTGGATATGCTCCAGATGGATTATGAGATCCGTTGGACAGGTGAATATGGTGATTCTGTTGATGTCCATGGTGATGGCTCGGTATGGTACCACAAGATCAAGGATGGAACTGGTTCCATCGCAACCTGGGTAGGTGCCCGCGGCTATGCTGCTGCTGACCACCCTGCGAATACTGGTGGCACTGACTTCTTCCAGATCAGAATTCCCTTTGAAGTTTGGAATAAAGATACTGATGAACAGGTCTCTTGTATCATCTACGATCGTAAAGGTGACGTAACTGCAGCTCATTTCTATGCTTTCAATCCAGCTGACCGAATGTATTTCTATCTCTGGAATGAAGCCTATGATGCATCAGTTACTTTTGCCGATGCTGTTAATGGTGACAATCTCACCTGGAATTTAATCTCCTGGGCGGCTGACTGGGTTAAGGGTGATGTAACCACCATCCTGTATGATAATCCAATTCAGCTAGGTGTGGATAATTTCACATTCACGACCACTGCACCTTCTGCTCTGGCAGAGGATCTGGATCTGATCAAAGTCTGGCCAAACCCATACTTTGGTTACAATCCTGAAGAGAGAACGCCTCTCAATAACTATATTCATTTCATTAATCTGCCCAACGAAGCAACGATCAACATCTATTCGTTAGCCGGGCAATTGGTGAGAACTCTTGAACATAGTGGTGGTCAGGAAGAGATCTGGAATGCCCAGAACAGCTTTAACGTTCTGGTTGCATCAGGTGTGTACATCGCCGTTGTCTCTACGGATGAAGGTGATAAGGTACTTAAACTCGCAGTCGTGATGCCACAACAACGACTAGATGTCTACTAGAAGGAGGAAGAGCGATGTATAAAAATAAAATTGCATTTTTCTTAATAGCACTTCTCGTTGTAACAACTGCCTTTGCCGGGACTGGTAAATCCGTGGGTACCTATGGTGCTCTGGAACTTACCATTCCCACCGGTGCCAAGGCTGTTGCTCTCAGCGAGTCAAATATGGCCGTTATGGCCGGTGCAGACGCCATGTTTTATAACCCGGCTGGCATTGCCAAGCTGAAAACTAACATGGAAGCACAGCTTTCACATTTGAACTATTTGGCAGACATTGGTGTGTCTTATGCTTCATTTGTAACCAAGTTTGGTAGTAATGCTTTTGGTATCTCTGCCAAGACATTGACCTTTGGTGATATTCTGCATACCACGGCAGAAGATCCCAATGGCTATCAGGAATCATACTTTTCGCCTAAATACATCACGGTCTCTGCTTCATTGGCCAAGATGTTTTTCGACCGTGTTGCTTTTGGTGCCACGTTCAAGGTGATCAGTGAAACCTTTATCCAAACATCAGCCACTGGTGGTGCTTTTGATATGGGTGTTCAGTATAAGGCTGCTAACATGCCTTTAAGTGTTGGCGTTACCTTGAAGAACATCGGTGTTAAAATGGCATTTTCCGGTAATGATCTGGAGCAAAAGCTTGATCCTGCGGGATCTGAAGAAGGTACGGTTGCAGAAAATTTTGCAGTCGTTGCTCAGGCTTTTGAAGTTCCAGCCTCACTGGATATTGGACTCAGCTATACAGTTGCCAACATGGTTAATCTCCATGGTGTATTCAAAAATAACTCCTTTGGGTTCAATGAATATCGCCTTGGTGCTGATTATGCCATGAAAACCGATGCCTTTTGTCTCTGGGCCGGCGGTGGTACCAGCATGTTTTCCGTTGATGACGATACTGATGGATGGGATGAAGCCCTTACCGACAATACTTATGGTATTTCCTTCGGTGGTGGTATCAAGATTCCCGTATCAACTTTTGTCTTCGGTGTTGAATATGGTTATAAATCAACTACGATTAATGGACTTAACGATCTAAGCGTATTGGCGTTTACTTTCGGTTTCTAATCCAAGCTAGTTGATCTAGAATATAAAGAGGGTCATTCTGCAGAGAGTGACCCTCTTTTATATTTCATGGATAAGACATCCCCGTGAAGACGCGATTCATCGCGGCTTTCTCCATCTTTGCGATAACTAAGACTGCTTGCCACGGCGTAGTCTGGAAGACATAGACTGGTGGCAATCTCCATCACGAAGACGAATACCAGGTAAATAGAGATGAAAACCTTGATCGGATAGGCGTTTGTTAATCGCACATTACTTATTAAAACAATTTTTTAGATCATTTGACATTGAGCAGGTGCTCTTACCTCTGTAATAGAAATATGACATGCTTCAGAATTGACCGACAGACCCGTTGAATCTGTTCAGCTTACCATGGATCAACCAGAGCACGAATAGAGAAAACCCTTTATAAATAAGGCTTCACAAGGTGTAATAAAAAACTTGCCCTCGGAATTAATTTTAACTAAACTTCACGTCGATGCGTTATGAATGAACGTTAGTGGAGGTTTCATAAATGAGAAGGCATTTTTGCTTGCAGTGCATGCTGGTTCTGCTATTGGCCGCGCAATTGGTAATGGCGGGAACCACAGGGAAAATCATGGGAAAGGTCACCGATGCTTCAACCGGTGAACCATTGATCGGTGTCAATGTTTTTATCAAAGGATCGAACCTCGGTGCAGCTACTGATGGTGAAGGTCAGTACTACATTATCAATATACCAGTTGGCGTTTACTCTGTGCGAGCCCAGTACATTGGCTATACCCTGATCGAGATTCAGGAAGTACAGGTCAATGCAGACCTGACAACTCCCCTTGATATTGAGTTGGCCTCTGAAATTATTGAAAGCTCGGAAGCGGTTATTGTTGTGGCCAAGCGGGCTCTGGTTCAAAAAGATTTAACTGCCAGTCGCCGAACCCTTGCTGCAGAAGACCTGGAAGACATGCCGGTTGCCAATCTTGAAGGTGCCGTAGCCCTGTCTGCCGGAGCCGTCAATGATGGCGGTTTGCACCTGCGTGGTGGCCGTGCCAGTGAAGTTGTTTACCTCTTTGATGGGATCGCTCTGAATGATCCTCTAACTGGAAATCCTAATGATACTGACGTACCGGTCATGGCTGTTGATGAAGCCAATATCCTGTCTGGTGGTTTTGGGGCAGAATATGGTAATGCCCAGTCTGGTGTGATCAATGTTGTCTCTGCCGAAGGTGGTCGCAACATATCCGGTAAGGTGAGGTATACAACTTCCGCTATTGTCGCTGATGCTTTTACTGGTGAAGATCCCCACGAACGTCAGAAGCTGGAGTTCAGTGGAAATCTACCCCTTCTGTCAGCTAAGTTGAATTTATTTGTCTCAGGTGAAATTGACGAGAACTCCGGTCGTTTCACCAATCAGTACGGTGACCTGAATAACTATACGGCCAAACTCACCTACCGGATCACTGATGCCATTAAAGTTAATCTCAGCACATTATATACCCGATCCATTAGTCAGTGGGGCTATTCCCATGCCTATAGCCATACAATTTTAGAAGATCGGATGCGCTCCTATATGCCCCGTTATCTGGAGTCCTATGACGGATCTATCGAGGGTGAATTTGCCAATGGAACACTCCTGGATGAAGAAATACCGGACTACTATCTGAATTGGCTACAGTCGGATGGTCTCCAGACTGAAGATATCAACGGTAACGGTATTCTGGACGCCGGAGAAGATGTCAATGACAATGGTAAGATCGATACCGAGGGTCTACTTGATTATTGGTATGGTAATGGCCAGCTGGATACGGAGGATATCAATTTTAACGGTGTTCTGGATGATGGTGAAGATCTGAATGGCAACGGTATCCTGGATTCCGAGGACGTTGACCGTAATCGGAGTCTAACCAGCTACAATATGTCTGATCGTTTACCCTGGACAGACCGAACCAGTAATCTGGTTATGGGTGGATTCACCCACTCACTTTCCCCAAAAACATACTATGAGATCAAAATAGCTCGTTACGAGACCTCCCTTAATAACAATATTATCGAGCGGGTCAATGAGGACCGGAATTATAACGGTGTTCTGGACGATGGCGAAGATCTGAATGGCAATGGCATTCTGGATGCCTATGATGCTGACAAGGCAGTCTGGGGTTTTGATGACAGCCAGGATATGTTTCACGATTCCAATAACAATGATTATGTAGATGAATCAGAACGGGACTGGGATGGCGATGGCGATATCGACGATACCGACAGGGCGAATTGGATCGACTGGGTTGATTTTCCAGTTGATGAAGGGTTCAAACATTATCGCGATTTCTATGGAGTAGGACCTCATAATCCTTATACCTATAACCGGGATCACTGGCATGCCGATAATAAAGTGACCACAACTGTAAAAGCCGATCTGGTTTCCCAATACAATAACAACAATAAGGTCAGCACTGGTTTGGAATACAAAGGCTATGACCTTTTTAATCATGATCCACCAGACCGTTACGGTTATGCTGAGAGTTATACTGTTACACCCTGGGACTTTTCAGTCTATGCCAATGACAAGATGGAATTTCCCGGTCTGATCATGAATATTGGTCTGCGTTGGGAATGGTTTGATCCAAATCAGGATTACCCTGGTGATGTGACTGACCCCACCTGGACTTCTGGAGATTATGCTGATTGGAATGGTGATGGAACTCCGGAGTATTATGATGAAGCTCTGTCAAGTACATACAAACATAAGCTTAGAGATATGAAAGATCCGCAACCGGGTAAGAGTAAAATGAGATTTGCGCCCCGTCTGGGTGTCTCCCATCCCATCACTGACCATGACATGCTCTACTTCAATTATGGTCGCTATTATCAGAGACCACAGCTGAATTACCTGTTTAGAAACATCACCTATAATATGGGTGGTGGGTTTCCCATTGTAGGTGATCCTAATCTGGATCCTGAGTTAACTACATCTTATGAAGTGGGTGTCCGTCATGAATTCAACAATTCAATGATGGTCGAGGTCAAAGGATTTTACAAAGACATT
This window contains:
- a CDS encoding PorV/PorQ family protein, with the translated sequence MYKNKIAFFLIALLVVTTAFAGTGKSVGTYGALELTIPTGAKAVALSESNMAVMAGADAMFYNPAGIAKLKTNMEAQLSHLNYLADIGVSYASFVTKFGSNAFGISAKTLTFGDILHTTAEDPNGYQESYFSPKYITVSASLAKMFFDRVAFGATFKVISETFIQTSATGGAFDMGVQYKAANMPLSVGVTLKNIGVKMAFSGNDLEQKLDPAGSEEGTVAENFAVVAQAFEVPASLDIGLSYTVANMVNLHGVFKNNSFGFNEYRLGADYAMKTDAFCLWAGGGTSMFSVDDDTDGWDEALTDNTYGISFGGGIKIPVSTFVFGVEYGYKSTTINGLNDLSVLAFTFGF
- a CDS encoding TonB-dependent receptor, with product MRRHFCLQCMLVLLLAAQLVMAGTTGKIMGKVTDASTGEPLIGVNVFIKGSNLGAATDGEGQYYIINIPVGVYSVRAQYIGYTLIEIQEVQVNADLTTPLDIELASEIIESSEAVIVVAKRALVQKDLTASRRTLAAEDLEDMPVANLEGAVALSAGAVNDGGLHLRGGRASEVVYLFDGIALNDPLTGNPNDTDVPVMAVDEANILSGGFGAEYGNAQSGVINVVSAEGGRNISGKVRYTTSAIVADAFTGEDPHERQKLEFSGNLPLLSAKLNLFVSGEIDENSGRFTNQYGDLNNYTAKLTYRITDAIKVNLSTLYTRSISQWGYSHAYSHTILEDRMRSYMPRYLESYDGSIEGEFANGTLLDEEIPDYYLNWLQSDGLQTEDINGNGILDAGEDVNDNGKIDTEGLLDYWYGNGQLDTEDINFNGVLDDGEDLNGNGILDSEDVDRNRSLTSYNMSDRLPWTDRTSNLVMGGFTHSLSPKTYYEIKIARYETSLNNNIIERVNEDRNYNGVLDDGEDLNGNGILDAYDADKAVWGFDDSQDMFHDSNNNDYVDESERDWDGDGDIDDTDRANWIDWVDFPVDEGFKHYRDFYGVGPHNPYTYNRDHWHADNKVTTTVKADLVSQYNNNNKVSTGLEYKGYDLFNHDPPDRYGYAESYTVTPWDFSVYANDKMEFPGLIMNIGLRWEWFDPNQDYPGDVTDPTWTSGDYADWNGDGTPEYYDEALSSTYKHKLRDMKDPQPGKSKMRFAPRLGVSHPITDHDMLYFNYGRYYQRPQLNYLFRNITYNMGGGFPIVGDPNLDPELTTSYEVGVRHEFNNSMMVEVKGFYKDIYGLTDTKAIYWTVSDWYTTYFNADYGSVRGFEFSLVKMPPGLISGELNYTYSIAKGKASAAGQGYTTEWSGNIVPTFESFLDWDQTHTLASNINFRYQGFLASMVVTAGSGTRYTLPGQGRLIVENEGVLPPTSRTDLRLSYRYHLGKTNAQVFMMITNVFDAQNFNGVADVEWYHTYRMLAEAHDAGDLTDAEYLAQTDSDNDGETDYNKSHPEMGSDLNPAIYADSRRFQIGFSLGF